The Raphanus sativus cultivar WK10039 chromosome 6, ASM80110v3, whole genome shotgun sequence sequence ATAATTACAAACCACCAATCCCTATCAAGACGCATGTGGTTCACATAtcacttgattttttttgtgatttcaTGGGCAGTATCAACGCCAATATCCCTTTCGTGTATTTTTAACGTTGTTACCAATTACCTTACCATTACTATTAGCTTACCATATTTACGAGCAATGAATAACACCTCTGAAGAACAAAATTAGCATCAGAAcctttttcttaaatttattatttatatcattgcattgttacaaaaaaaaaaaatcattgccCTTTTCAAACGTGTTGATTCCAAATACGGTTGAAAACATGTTTTGGACAGTGGTATACGCCTCCTCCAGTAAGGTCTCTCTCGACCGATATTTCTCTTGTATGCTTTTACAGATATGGGCTTGTATCAGCAGCGAGCAAtttcaaccttttttttttgtttctcctAACTTTTCTACGAACTAATTTCTATATGTTGATTGTTGATTTCCCATATTATTTTGCTGGATTCTTGTCCCTTCATAACTAGTGTTCTTACATATGAATATGTTTGTTTCAGCTTCTACTTTAGTTGTATAAAAAGTCGCTTTCTTCGGTCATTGTTTAATTTTCTCCATGACGAGATATAAGAAGCTATCAAACAATTTTAATCATAGTTGCTTTTTGGTGTTTCTTCCACGACTAGATATGAAGTGATTGAAAGGATTTAGATGTTTGCACAAATGCTTGAAACGTTATTGAATGCTTTTGCTTCCCAAAATTCAAAATCCTTAACGAGAAACATAACCAAACATGATTTAACATAGTTCTTTTCGAGTCAACAGCATAATATATATCGTCTTTTGTAGATAAAAAACGAACtctttcaaatttttattaaaatcgtATAACCTTTAAACTTTGTATGTTAGTGGCTGAAGCCTTAAGTATTGTTAGTTTCAAATAAAAGGTATCGTTAAACCAGCATTGACTAAGGATCAAGTAGTACATGTTCACCATGTTTACTTTAATGTAGTATATGTAAACAGTTTCCAAATTAgtagtatattttaaaagtaacaCTTGTTTTgtagtatctttttttttgaatgaattgttttgtagtatatatatatttatattattgaataGGCAAATCGCTCATTGTATTCTtctgctctttttttttgttttttgtttcttgtttctagGTACTTTTCTTTGGATATGCTTTCAAGGGTGCAGATGCTACATGCATCTTTGATTAATGAGTTgttagataaaataaaacaaacgtAGACGTAAAAGCAAAAGAAACACAGAATAAATTAGAATGCCTTTtctcaaaacaaacaaaacatagaATAAATTTTAGCAAATCCAGAGAAAAATAGAAGGGTGGTTGATAGTTGATACATGATGGCTACAAGTAGGATATTCAAATATTCGTCggtcaaaatttatatatatataaacctataTTATTAGCAAATGGTGCCTATTgccaatatttatttaaatatgtacACACAttcttgttacaaaaaaaaatgtacacaCATTCTAATATATATAGCTATTTCATTAGGAATCAATTTGATCTCCTCATCCCCATCCCCTGATGATAACTCAACCAAACAAAACATGATTTATACTtgggaattttcaaaataaccaaaataaattttattaaaaggtaaaatatgTAACCACATGTCTGTGGTCGGGTGGTAGCATGGCGTTCTATGGATCCTACGGGACCTGAATTCGAATCCGCCTACATTCACATTATCACAGTACGTGGCCACCGAAGCTTTCACATTCTCTCCGAGAAATGGTTTAccacccttttttttttaactaggTCCTATGGTCTTTGGTTTAAAGATCACACTGAGCAGGATTTTAGTAGTAGCGAAGGTCAAAAAAGTCTACAAGTACAATGTTCCCGTTGTCGCAACTCTTGTTTAAATTCCATGAAATGCGTGTTATCAATTAAAGGAAAATGCAATCATAGACCGGGAAGTAAGGAACTCCATCACCGCAACTGCAAGGAAGCACAGGGAGAAGTTCGGGAATTTGATGTCTTTATATATGGCTTAGGTAGCTTCGCTCAATTGTCTATGTTTCTAAGTTTCACCTTGCTTTTATTCCTTTTTTGCCAACATGTCTCAGTCTCTTTGGTATATTTCCATGTAAGATCAAacttttaattatatgatattaacagttatgcaaaaaaaatccaatcataataaaaaaaatagcaGCCAAAAGATTAAAACAAGGTCAgtatattacaaaaaataatctcaatattaatatatgagatattaattttatttgagAATTATATCACGTCATCAGAGAGGATTCTGATGGCTTATTTTCTGCCAGACTCACACCCTAATATAAAAGTCTATCATCACATACCTTTTAAAAGACCTTGACTTAGGAAAATGACATTCAATCTTCACAGGTAAATAGATATATCACTGGTGGTAAACTGGTAATACTAAAAAATGTGAACACTATTTTTCACCGTGTTACAAAACCTTTGTTGATATTAAGGAGAGTAATGCATGCACTAATCAATGCAATATATTAATTGTGaataccaaaaataataataaacttttgttggcaatattttttttgcttcttgTTTAGGtaccaatataaatataataccaCATTCACATCATATACTTACATACAAATGCAAAGTCGATGAAAAGAAACATTATATAATCGCACATCTTTCTCGTCATTCTCCAAGCACAGAATctcattctttcttttttttcttcattctcACTCAGAGAAAATTCTGCAATATATATCGCCATGATCCATACCCATATCGCAGAGATCTTATGCGTCAAACCAAAGACAAAGAAGATAAAGACGCTGGAGGAAGGTGTGAAGGACAAGAAGACCAAGAAGACAATGAAGATAGAAGGAGAAGTAGTTGTAATGAAGAAGAACCTTCTCGACTTCAAAGACACCATGGCTTCTCTTCTCGATCGAATCCATGAGCTTCTTGGTCGTCGTGTCTCTCTCCACCTCATCAGCTCTCTCCAACCCCACCCCGGTATTCTTTCATTCTTTAACTCGACCCGTTTACATGTACATAGTTACAGAAACAGACCCATCTTTAAGTAAACTCTTTTGTTTCCTAGAATAAGATTTCTTCACTAAAGTTTTGCATATTATATTCATGATGAAACTGATGATTAGTCGGGTGTTTATGTGCTCTTGATTCTCTGTTATCAATTGGTCAAAATCAAATCGTGGGTTTCAAATCTTATAGTAATTTCAATCTGACCAGAGAAAGGATTAAAGATTAATTATAGCCACTCTAGTATACTTACTGTTGTTTTACATGTACTGTACATTTAAAATAAACCCTACAAGATTtcttttgttctatttttttttttgaaacattgtTCTATTTTAAGAAAGTAATGTTTTCATGTTTTGTATAATATAAACCAGCCAATGAGAAGAGAGGAAGACTTGGAAAAGCAGCACATCTGGAAAAATGGGTGACAAAGATAAAAACGTCAGTAACCGCAGAAGAAACCGCGTTTGGTGTGACGTTTGATTGGGACGAGTCTATGGGACCACCGGCTGCGTTTGTGATCAAGAACCACCACCGTAGTCAATTCTACCTTAAGTCCCTCACTCTTCGCAACTTCCCTGGCGGTGAAGGCGGTCCCATACACTTCGTTTGCAATTCTTGGATCTATCCGAGCCATAGATACCGCTCCGACCGCGTTTTCTTCTCCAACAAGGTAAACGCTATAAACGAAATTGGGACAAGTGGGGTTagtaataaactaataatataacgCACTGTTTCGACCGAGGTACCAATTAAAATCTGGATTGCTCTGATTGTCCATGTGCCAAAAATATTCTTTGACCCCAGTCTCAATATTTCTAATTTTCAATTCTGGGAATTTTTTCTGTTTGGTTTTCTATTGTCCAGATAGGTAGAGGTGACTAATAATGATTGATTGTTATAGTTTAATGTGTACTGGTTGGTTAGTGGTTATATAAAGTATATGAAACATAATCATAATCCATATGACATAATCTTTAGTTAGTTATATTGATTGCAATATACAAGAGTTCTATCTTTACAAGTCATCCTCTCCTTTCATTGCaaataattttctaattaaGAGAATCTTTTGTGTAACTCGGTAGGGACAACTACTAAAGTGATTGACGTTCTTTAATAttattcttttgtaatttttttttatacaaatacaAAAGGCTTATCTTCCAAGCGAAACACCGGAGCTAGTTAAAGAGCTAAGAGAAGAAGAGCTAAAGAATCTAAGAGGAGACAAGAAAGAAGGAGAACTCAAAGAATGGGACAGAGTTTACGACTACGCTTATTACAACGACTTGGGTGCTCCCGACAAAGGTTCTGACTCAGCCCGTCCGGTTCTCGGCGGTTCACTTGAATTCCCTTATCCTCGCCGAGGAAAAACCGGCCGTAAACCAACCAAATCCGGTTAGTCAACTCAACATTCGAAACCATTACTTATATAAGCAAAACTCAATAGTTACTTGACATATACGTCACCCTTTTTTTTATCAGACCCTAAGTCCGAGAGCAGGCTTGCATTACTAAACCTGAACATCTACGTGCCGAGGGACGAGCGGTTTAGCCACGTGAAGTTCTCTGATTTCCTCGCGTACGCACTCAAGTCGGTGACTCAAGTACTAGTCCCTGAAATAGCCTCTCTTTGCGACAAGACTATCAACGAGTTTGATTCATTCGAAGACGTTTTTCACCTCTATGATGGTAGTATTAAGCTCGCTAATGGTCACACCATTTCTAAGCTCCGTGATATTATTCCATGGGAGATGTTTCGTGAGCTCGTTCGCAATGATGGAGAACGGTTCTTGAAGTTTCCCTTGCCTGACGTCCTCAAAcgtaatctataaattatagtCTCATTTAAATAAACAGTTAGAGATTACACAAAAAAAATGCTTACAGACTTTGACATAGATGATTCATGTTGTTACAGAGAGTAGATCAGCTTGGAGAACCGATGAAGAGTTTGCGAGAGAAATGCTTGCTGGACTCAATCCGGTGGTTATAAGACGTCTCACTCTCAAGGTTTAACTTTCATCAAATCactcaatttaatttttttcattcgTATAAGATGGTCGTCCTAACGAATACATGGGCATTCGGACCTAGAACctcttaatcattaaaaaatgtcaaaaatataaccaaatgtacaaaaattaaattgcaGGATTTTCCTCCGAAGAGTTATCTAGATTCTGCAAAATATGGAAACCAACATAGTTCTATACGAAAGGAGCACATAGAACCACACATGAACGGTATAAGTGTACAAGAAGTAAGTATATTACACACCTTTCTTGTTTCACACGTAAAATCTTTCTTGTCATATCATAACTGTTATTGGCTTTGTTCTGTGTTATATAAAAAGGCTTTGGAACAGAACAAGCTATACATATTGGATCACCATGACGCACTGATGCCATACTTGACACTGATAAACTCAACAAACACTAAAACCTATGCGACCAGAACGCTTCTGTTGCTTCAAGAAGACGGAACACTGAAGCCTCTAGCCATAGAGCTGAGTCTTCCACACGCACAAGGTGAATCACACGGATCTGTGAGCAAAATTTTCACACCATCAGAAAAAGGCGTCGAGGGATCGGTTTGGCAGCTTGCCAAGGCTTACGCCGCGGTTAATGACTCCGGTTATCACCAGCTTATAAGCCACTGGTAATTAAATGGTGACACTGTAAAACAACCTAGTGATTTTGGTATGAAGTAACCggttatgttattatttttgtaggTTGCAGACTCATGCAGTGATTGAACCGTTCATAATCGCTTCAAATAGGCAACTCAGTGTGGTCCATCCGATCTATAAGCTTCTTCATCCTCATTTCCGTGACACGATGAACATCAACGCATTGGCGCGACATGTCCTCATAAACTCTGATGGAGTTCTGGAGAGAACTGTGTTCCCTAGTCGTTACGCCATGGAGATGTCTTCTTCCATTTATAAGAGCTGGGTGTTCACCGATCAGGCCCTCCCCAAGGATCTACTTAAACGGTATGCATATAAAGACTTTTTCTGTTTCTTGTGACACAAGTAACGTTTGATTCTTGTGTAACAAGTAACCTTAAAATACCCTGTTCTTGCAGAGGAGTTGCTGTTGAAGATCTGAGCAGCGATAACGGCGTTAAACTTCTGATAGAGGATTATCCATTCGCAGTGGACGGTTTGGAGATTTGGTCAGCGATCAAGACGTGGGTGACAGAGTACTGCTCATTCTATTACAAGAATGACAGAACCGTCCAAACGGATACAGAGATCCAATCATGGTGGACCGAGCTTCGAACCGAAGGTCACGGCGATATACAAAACGAGTCATGGTGGCCGTTGATGCAAACCCGCGACGAACTCATCGAAACAT is a genomic window containing:
- the LOC108807735 gene encoding linoleate 9S-lipoxygenase 5-like, which encodes MIHTHIAEILCVKPKTKKIKTLEEGVKDKKTKKTMKIEGEVVVMKKNLLDFKDTMASLLDRIHELLGRRVSLHLISSLQPHPANEKRGRLGKAAHLEKWVTKIKTSVTAEETAFGVTFDWDESMGPPAAFVIKNHHRSQFYLKSLTLRNFPGGEGGPIHFVCNSWIYPSHRYRSDRVFFSNKAYLPSETPELVKELREEELKNLRGDKKEGELKEWDRVYDYAYYNDLGAPDKGSDSARPVLGGSLEFPYPRRGKTGRKPTKSDPKSESRLALLNLNIYVPRDERFSHVKFSDFLAYALKSVTQVLVPEIASLCDKTINEFDSFEDVFHLYDGSIKLANGHTISKLRDIIPWEMFRELVRNDGERFLKFPLPDVLKQSRSAWRTDEEFAREMLAGLNPVVIRRLTLKDFPPKSYLDSAKYGNQHSSIRKEHIEPHMNGISVQEALEQNKLYILDHHDALMPYLTLINSTNTKTYATRTLLLLQEDGTLKPLAIELSLPHAQGESHGSVSKIFTPSEKGVEGSVWQLAKAYAAVNDSGYHQLISHWLQTHAVIEPFIIASNRQLSVVHPIYKLLHPHFRDTMNINALARHVLINSDGVLERTVFPSRYAMEMSSSIYKSWVFTDQALPKDLLKRGVAVEDLSSDNGVKLLIEDYPFAVDGLEIWSAIKTWVTEYCSFYYKNDRTVQTDTEIQSWWTELRTEGHGDIQNESWWPLMQTRDELIETCTIIIWIASALHAAVNFGQYPYAGFLPNRPTVSRRFMPEPGTKEYTELEENKEVAFLKTITPQLQTLLGISIIEILSMHSTDEIYLGQRDSPNWTADDEPLEAFNRFGKSLEVIENNIIRRNNDKRLKNRTGPVNIPYTLLYPNTTDYTREGGLTGKGIPNSVSI